One genomic region from Arcobacter sp. LA11 encodes:
- the purQ gene encoding phosphoribosylformylglycinamidine synthase I, with the protein MNVTVLQFPGTNCEYDTQYAFEKIGCDVTIVWHKETKIPENTDLLVIPGGFSYGDYLRSGAIARFANIMDSVQEYAAKGGKVLGICNGFQILLEAGLLPGAMKRNDSLHFISKFNNLKVVKNDNIFLSLLKKDEVLNIPVAHHDGNYFIDADGLKDLEENGQIILKYCDENGTEENLNGSVSNIAGICNKEKNIFGLMPHPERAMEDILGCDDGVIMLKGFLK; encoded by the coding sequence ATGAATGTAACAGTATTACAATTCCCAGGTACTAACTGTGAATATGACACTCAATATGCTTTTGAAAAAATAGGGTGTGATGTAACAATAGTTTGGCATAAAGAGACTAAAATACCTGAAAATACGGATTTATTAGTTATCCCTGGAGGATTTTCTTATGGAGATTATCTAAGAAGTGGTGCAATTGCTAGATTTGCTAATATCATGGATTCTGTTCAAGAATATGCTGCTAAAGGTGGAAAAGTTTTAGGTATTTGTAATGGTTTTCAAATTCTTTTAGAAGCTGGTTTATTACCTGGTGCTATGAAAAGAAATGACTCTTTACACTTTATTTCTAAATTTAATAACCTAAAAGTTGTAAAGAATGATAATATATTTTTATCTTTACTTAAAAAAGATGAAGTTTTAAATATCCCTGTAGCACATCATGATGGTAACTACTTTATTGATGCTGATGGATTAAAAGACTTAGAAGAAAATGGACAAATTATTTTAAAATATTGTGATGAAAATGGAACTGAAGAGAATTTAAATGGTTCAGTTTCTAATATTGCAGGAATTTGTAATAAAGAAAAAAATATTTTTGGACTTATGCCTCATCCAGAGCGTGCGATGGAAGATATTCTGGGTTGTGACGACGGTGTTATTATGTTAAAAGGGTTTTTAAAATAG
- a CDS encoding phosphoglycerate kinase, with protein sequence MKLQEIRNLDIDGKKIFIRCDFNVPMDEYNNISDDRRIRSALNTIRYCIDRDCSVILASHFGRPKEAFEEKYSLKPVAKRLHTLLKQEIKMAKNVVQDDTLETAKNLQAGEILLLENLRYNPAEKANDEEFAQKLASMADVYINDAFGVSHRAHASVEAITKYFDEGSKAAGFLLAKEIKFFHHIVHEPKRPFVSIVGGSKVSGKLEALYNLVPKVDKILIGGGMAFTFLKALGHEIGNSLVEEDLIPEAIKIMEEAEELGVKFYLPVDIVAAEAFDAEAIAKHVTIQEIPKNWMGLDIGPATAQLFRLALSDANTILWNGPMGVYEMEKFAKGSTRIANTVAQSFATTVVGGGDTADLVRVTGDEDDMTFISTGGGASLELIEGKILPGVKALVLEED encoded by the coding sequence ATGAAATTACAAGAAATTAGAAATTTAGATATTGATGGTAAAAAAATATTCATAAGATGTGACTTTAATGTTCCTATGGATGAGTATAATAATATTTCTGATGATAGAAGAATTAGAAGTGCATTAAATACTATTAGGTACTGTATTGATAGAGATTGTTCAGTTATTTTAGCTTCTCATTTTGGTAGACCTAAAGAAGCATTTGAAGAAAAATATTCACTTAAACCAGTTGCAAAAAGATTACATACTCTTTTAAAACAAGAGATTAAAATGGCTAAAAATGTAGTTCAAGATGATACTTTAGAAACTGCAAAAAATTTACAAGCTGGTGAAATTTTACTTCTTGAAAATTTAAGATATAATCCAGCTGAAAAAGCAAATGATGAAGAGTTTGCACAAAAACTTGCATCAATGGCAGACGTATATATCAATGATGCTTTTGGAGTTTCACATAGAGCACATGCTTCTGTTGAAGCTATTACAAAATATTTTGATGAAGGTAGTAAAGCTGCTGGTTTTTTACTTGCAAAAGAAATTAAGTTTTTCCATCATATTGTTCATGAACCTAAAAGACCTTTTGTTTCTATTGTAGGTGGTTCAAAAGTTTCTGGAAAACTTGAAGCACTTTATAATCTTGTACCAAAAGTGGATAAAATCTTAATTGGTGGGGGAATGGCATTTACATTCTTAAAAGCTTTAGGACATGAAATTGGTAACTCTTTAGTTGAAGAGGACTTAATTCCAGAAGCAATCAAGATTATGGAAGAAGCAGAAGAATTAGGGGTTAAATTTTATTTACCTGTTGATATTGTTGCAGCAGAAGCTTTTGATGCAGAAGCTATTGCAAAACATGTAACAATTCAAGAAATTCCAAAAAATTGGATGGGACTTGATATTGGGCCTGCAACTGCTCAATTATTTAGATTAGCACTTTCTGATGCAAATACTATTTTATGGAATGGACCAATGGGTGTTTATGAAATGGAAAAATTTGCTAAAGGAAGTACAAGAATAGCTAACACCGTAGCTCAATCTTTTGCAACAACTGTTGTAGGTGGTGGAGATACTGCTGATTTAGTTAGAGTAACTGGTGATGAAGATGATATGACATTTATCTCTACTGGTGGTGGTGCTTCTTTAGAATTAATTGAAGGTAAAATTTTACCAGGTGTTAAAGCTCTGGTACTAGAGGAAGATTAA
- the lysA gene encoding diaminopimelate decarboxylase, with translation MNINFKELAEKYQTPYYVYDFDHITSQYTELKDAFKARKSLVAYAVKANSNLSVIKHLASLGAGADCVSIGEVKRALKVGIAPYKIIFSGVGKIDDEIKQALELDILMINVESDAELNRVEIIAKELGKVARISIRVNPNIDPQTHPYISTGLHENKFGVDIDTAKRMYIQCKNSDSLEPTGIHLHIGSQLTQLDPIKESVKIVADLVRNLKAINIELSFMDIGGGLGIVYDDEKLIDTNDYAQSVLETMFGLDITIVCEPGRFMVGNSGVFVTKVLYEKVNGEKRFVIVDGAMNDLIRPSLYNAYHKIEVFNDNEEHSDCNLVGPVCESGDFFAKNIDLPKTEHNDLVAIYSAGAYCFTMASNYNTRGRVAEIAVENGQDRLIRKRETFEDIIALEEEFLK, from the coding sequence ATGAATATTAATTTTAAAGAATTAGCAGAAAAATACCAGACACCTTATTATGTGTATGATTTTGACCATATTACATCTCAATATACGGAATTAAAAGATGCTTTTAAAGCTAGAAAGTCTTTAGTTGCATATGCTGTAAAAGCAAATTCAAATTTATCAGTTATTAAGCATTTAGCAAGTCTTGGAGCAGGGGCTGATTGTGTATCTATTGGTGAAGTAAAAAGAGCATTGAAGGTTGGAATTGCACCTTATAAGATTATATTTTCTGGTGTTGGAAAAATAGATGATGAAATTAAACAAGCTCTTGAATTAGATATTTTAATGATAAATGTTGAAAGTGATGCTGAGTTAAATAGAGTTGAAATAATTGCAAAAGAATTAGGAAAAGTTGCAAGAATTTCAATAAGAGTTAATCCAAATATTGATCCTCAAACACATCCTTATATTTCAACAGGCTTACATGAAAATAAATTTGGAGTAGATATAGATACTGCAAAAAGAATGTATATCCAATGTAAAAATTCTGACAGTTTAGAACCTACAGGGATTCATTTACATATTGGGTCACAGTTAACTCAACTTGATCCAATTAAAGAATCAGTAAAAATTGTTGCAGATTTAGTAAGAAACTTAAAAGCTATAAATATTGAATTGTCTTTTATGGATATTGGTGGTGGATTAGGTATTGTTTATGATGATGAAAAATTAATTGATACAAATGATTATGCACAATCAGTTCTAGAAACTATGTTCGGCCTTGATATTACAATCGTATGTGAACCAGGTAGGTTTATGGTTGGAAATTCTGGGGTTTTTGTAACAAAAGTTTTATATGAAAAAGTAAATGGTGAAAAAAGATTTGTTATTGTTGACGGAGCTATGAATGATTTAATTAGACCATCACTTTATAATGCATATCATAAAATTGAAGTATTTAATGATAATGAAGAACATAGTGATTGTAATTTAGTTGGTCCAGTTTGTGAAAGTGGTGATTTCTTTGCTAAGAATATTGATTTACCTAAAACAGAACATAATGATTTAGTTGCAATTTATAGTGCAGGGGCATATTGTTTTACAATGGCTAGTAACTATAATACTAGAGGTAGAGTTGCAGAAATTGCAGTTGAAAATGGACAAGATAGATTAATTAGAAAAAGAGAAACTTTTGAAGATATTATTGCTTTGGAAGAGGAGTTTTTAAAATAA
- the gap gene encoding type I glyceraldehyde-3-phosphate dehydrogenase — MAVKVAINGFGRIGRCVARIIASREDVELVAINDTATPEMLEYITKYDTVHGTFKEELKVENGYLKMGKVNAKLYSTRDAKELTFTKECGAEVILECTGAYLTQEKCQVHLDNGAKKVVISAPAKDATPTFVMGVNESEYAGQDIISNASCTTNCLGPVAKILDDAYGIEKGLMTTIHSYTNDQNILDVKHKSDKRRARAGAQNMIPTSTGAAKAMRLIMPQLDGKLHGQSVRVPTPNVSMVDVNFVVSKKTSKEEVNALFESKAKELAGIVAVDNDMLVSSDLVGNTNSTIVASDLTQVIGDDMIKIMTWYDNEWGYSSRLIDMAVFVANK, encoded by the coding sequence ATGGCTGTTAAAGTTGCAATCAATGGTTTTGGGAGAATTGGTAGATGTGTTGCAAGAATTATTGCGTCACGAGAAGATGTTGAATTAGTGGCAATCAATGATACTGCGACACCAGAAATGTTAGAATATATTACAAAATATGATACTGTACACGGAACATTTAAAGAAGAATTAAAAGTTGAAAATGGATATTTAAAAATGGGTAAAGTTAATGCAAAACTTTATTCAACAAGAGATGCAAAAGAGTTAACTTTCACTAAAGAGTGTGGTGCTGAAGTTATTTTAGAATGTACAGGTGCTTACCTTACACAAGAAAAATGTCAAGTTCACTTAGATAATGGTGCAAAAAAAGTTGTAATTTCTGCTCCTGCAAAAGATGCTACACCAACATTTGTAATGGGTGTTAATGAATCAGAATATGCTGGTCAAGATATTATCTCAAATGCTTCTTGTACTACAAACTGTTTAGGTCCAGTTGCGAAAATTCTTGATGATGCGTATGGAATTGAAAAAGGTCTTATGACTACAATTCACTCGTATACAAATGATCAAAATATTTTAGATGTAAAACATAAATCAGATAAAAGAAGAGCAAGAGCAGGGGCTCAAAATATGATTCCTACTTCTACTGGTGCTGCTAAAGCTATGAGATTAATCATGCCTCAACTTGATGGAAAACTACATGGTCAATCTGTAAGAGTTCCAACTCCAAACGTTTCAATGGTTGATGTAAACTTTGTAGTTAGTAAAAAAACTTCAAAAGAAGAAGTAAATGCTTTATTTGAATCAAAAGCAAAAGAACTTGCTGGAATAGTTGCAGTTGATAACGATATGTTAGTATCTTCAGATTTAGTAGGAAATACAAATTCTACAATTGTAGCTTCAGATTTAACACAAGTTATTGGTGATGATATGATTAAAATTATGACTTGGTATGACAATGAGTGGGGTTACTCTTCAAGACTTATTGATATGGCAGTTTTTGTAGCAAACAAATAA
- the fabI gene encoding enoyl-ACP reductase FabI, which produces MIMNGKKGVILGVANNKSIAYGIAKQCAAQGAQIAFTYLNDSLKKRVEPIAAEFGSEDLVYPCDVSNPDEIKALKESLEKDLGQIDFIVHSIAFAPKEGLSGRFYDISKEAFDIAMDVSVYSLIEIARELKPLLSDNSSILTLSYYGGAKYIPNYNLMGVAKAALEMTTKYLAEDLGKDGCRVNAISAGPIKTLAAAGIGDFRFMLKWNEAHAPLKKNVSTDEVGNSGMYLLSDLSSAVTGEIHYVDCGYNIMGMPAVKFDENGRPHIAWNGTDK; this is translated from the coding sequence ATGATAATGAATGGTAAAAAAGGTGTAATATTAGGTGTTGCAAATAATAAATCTATTGCTTATGGTATTGCAAAACAGTGTGCTGCGCAAGGTGCACAAATTGCTTTTACATACTTAAATGATTCTCTTAAAAAAAGAGTTGAACCAATTGCAGCTGAATTTGGAAGTGAAGATTTAGTTTATCCATGTGATGTTTCAAATCCAGATGAAATCAAAGCACTTAAAGAGTCTTTAGAAAAAGATTTAGGTCAAATTGATTTTATTGTTCATTCAATTGCCTTTGCTCCAAAAGAGGGCTTATCTGGAAGATTTTATGATATTTCTAAAGAGGCATTTGATATTGCTATGGATGTATCTGTTTACTCATTAATTGAAATTGCAAGAGAATTAAAACCTTTATTATCAGATAACTCTTCAATCTTAACACTTTCATATTATGGTGGAGCTAAGTATATTCCAAACTATAACTTAATGGGTGTAGCAAAAGCTGCATTAGAGATGACTACAAAATATTTAGCTGAAGATTTAGGAAAAGATGGATGTAGAGTAAATGCTATTTCTGCAGGACCTATTAAAACATTAGCAGCAGCTGGTATTGGTGATTTTAGATTTATGCTTAAATGGAATGAAGCACACGCTCCATTAAAGAAAAATGTATCTACAGATGAAGTTGGAAATTCTGGTATGTATTTACTTTCTGATTTATCAAGTGCAGTTACAGGTGAAATTCATTATGTAGATTGTGGATATAACATTATGGGTATGCCAGCGGTTAAGTTCGACGAAAATGGTAGACCACACATAGCTTGGAACGGAACTGATAAGTAG
- the nadD gene encoding nicotinate (nicotinamide) nucleotide adenylyltransferase, which yields MQIAIFGGSFDPPHIGHQTIAKKILKKLDIDLLIVVPAYLNPLKVKSFLDAKTRFKLLKKLFSKKENIKVSDYEIKQGRAVYSIETIRYIIEKYKPSKVYLVIGADNYKSFHLWDKYGEILDLVTLVVVTRDGIKYKESDYIKRLKVDIKISSTQLRNTFNLKYIPKKIRKDVKKIWHKKGKI from the coding sequence GTGCAAATTGCAATTTTTGGAGGTAGTTTTGACCCACCTCATATAGGTCATCAAACTATTGCAAAAAAAATTCTCAAAAAATTAGATATTGATTTATTGATAGTTGTACCAGCATATTTAAATCCACTAAAAGTTAAATCATTTCTCGATGCAAAAACAAGATTTAAACTTCTAAAAAAACTATTTTCAAAAAAAGAAAATATAAAAGTTTCTGATTATGAAATAAAACAAGGTAGAGCTGTATATTCAATTGAAACTATAAGATATATAATTGAAAAATACAAGCCCTCAAAAGTTTATTTGGTTATAGGAGCTGATAACTATAAATCTTTTCACTTATGGGATAAGTATGGAGAGATTTTAGATTTAGTTACCTTAGTTGTTGTTACAAGAGATGGTATTAAATATAAAGAAAGTGATTATATAAAAAGATTAAAAGTAGATATAAAAATTAGTTCAACACAGCTAAGAAATACTTTTAATTTAAAATATATTCCAAAAAAAATTAGAAAAGATGTCAAAAAAATTTGGCATAAAAAAGGTAAAATTTGA
- the crcB gene encoding fluoride efflux transporter CrcB gives MTLSWQTVLAIGTGGFLGAIARAYVVYLSNKHFSYEFPVGILFVNILGSFLIGVLFAIFANYTVDDSLKSFLTTGFLGALTTYSTFAIESFFLLQTSLLLGISNMALNLLGSVLAAASGYKLLHFFIK, from the coding sequence ATGACTCTTAGTTGGCAAACAGTTCTAGCTATTGGGACTGGTGGTTTTTTAGGAGCAATTGCAAGAGCATATGTTGTCTATCTTTCCAATAAACATTTTTCTTATGAATTTCCTGTTGGAATTCTTTTTGTAAATATATTAGGTAGTTTCCTTATTGGAGTTTTATTTGCTATTTTTGCTAATTATACAGTTGATGATTCTTTAAAATCATTTTTAACTACTGGATTTTTAGGAGCATTAACTACTTATTCTACATTTGCAATTGAAAGTTTCTTTTTACTTCAAACATCACTACTTTTAGGTATAAGTAATATGGCTTTAAACCTTTTAGGTTCTGTCTTAGCAGCAGCTAGTGGATATAAACTTTTACACTTTTTTATAAAATAA
- a CDS encoding triose-phosphate isomerase, with the protein MAIIASNFKTNHTRKSTASFVKEVSEFLQSNNISNEVIVFPTATSLDEFETVSNLTIGAQNAYAVDKGSFTGEIGTTQLDEFAIKTILIGHSERRHVLGESQEEIAKKYDFYKNKGYKIVYCIGEPLEVKESGLDKTLEYVYEQFEGIDTNYDNLILAYEPVWAIGTGVTATNEDITSVHSAIKLRIPKPLLYGGSVKVANVAEICALDGVDGALIGTASWIVEDFKQIIENTKDL; encoded by the coding sequence ATGGCAATAATTGCTTCAAACTTTAAAACAAACCATACTAGAAAATCAACAGCTTCTTTTGTAAAAGAAGTTAGTGAATTTTTACAGTCAAATAATATTTCAAATGAAGTAATTGTATTCCCTACAGCTACTTCTCTTGATGAATTTGAAACAGTATCAAATTTAACTATAGGTGCACAAAATGCATATGCAGTTGATAAAGGTTCATTTACAGGTGAAATTGGAACAACCCAACTTGATGAATTTGCAATTAAAACAATTTTAATTGGACATTCTGAGAGAAGACATGTATTAGGTGAATCTCAAGAAGAGATTGCTAAAAAATATGATTTTTATAAAAATAAAGGCTACAAAATTGTTTATTGTATTGGAGAACCTTTAGAAGTAAAAGAGTCTGGACTTGATAAAACTTTAGAGTATGTTTATGAGCAGTTTGAAGGAATTGATACAAACTATGACAACTTAATTTTAGCCTATGAACCAGTATGGGCCATTGGAACTGGAGTTACTGCTACAAATGAAGATATTACTTCTGTACACTCTGCTATTAAGCTAAGAATTCCAAAGCCTTTACTTTATGGTGGAAGTGTAAAAGTGGCAAATGTTGCTGAAATTTGTGCACTTGATGGTGTAGATGGTGCTTTAATTGGAACAGCATCTTGGATAGTTGAAGATTTTAAACAAATAATAGAAAATACGAAGGATTTATAA
- the purS gene encoding phosphoribosylformylglycinamidine synthase subunit PurS, with product MKAIVNVALKQGVLDDQGKATHHALDTLGFKEVVKDVRIGKQIIMELNSTNKEDANAEVVKMCEKLLANTVIEDYDIEIIG from the coding sequence ATGAAAGCAATTGTAAATGTAGCATTAAAGCAAGGTGTATTAGACGATCAGGGTAAAGCAACTCATCATGCTTTAGATACTTTAGGATTTAAAGAAGTAGTTAAAGATGTAAGAATTGGTAAACAAATTATTATGGAACTTAATTCAACAAATAAAGAAGATGCAAATGCTGAAGTTGTAAAAATGTGTGAAAAACTTTTAGCAAATACAGTAATTGAAGATTACGATATTGAAATTATAGGTTAA
- the tatA gene encoding twin-arginine translocase TatA/TatE family subunit — protein MGMPGGMEWVLIALVVLLLFGGKKIPELAKGLGSGIKNFKKAVKEDDEVVSTDKADEIEKKAETKSEEPNETKTV, from the coding sequence ATGGGTATGCCAGGTGGTATGGAATGGGTATTAATTGCTCTAGTAGTATTACTATTATTTGGAGGAAAGAAAATTCCTGAATTAGCAAAAGGTTTAGGAAGTGGAATTAAGAATTTCAAAAAAGCTGTTAAAGAAGATGATGAAGTTGTATCTACAGACAAAGCTGATGAAATAGAGAAGAAAGCTGAAACAAAATCAGAAGAACCAAACGAAACTAAAACTGTATAA
- the rsfS gene encoding ribosome silencing factor, translated as MSNRLEKIEQILNEKKAENIEVIDLTSKDYIVDYVVIATTLNPKHAFALLNYLKTDLKPLGEEFLRIDDDDEWTIIDLGDVFIHLISEKYREKYSIEEFLSELENRVQ; from the coding sequence TTGAGTAATAGATTAGAAAAAATTGAGCAAATATTAAATGAAAAAAAAGCTGAAAATATTGAAGTTATCGATTTAACTTCAAAAGATTATATTGTTGATTATGTAGTAATAGCTACAACGTTAAATCCTAAACATGCATTTGCATTGTTAAACTATTTAAAAACAGATTTAAAACCATTAGGTGAAGAATTTTTAAGAATTGATGATGATGACGAATGGACGATTATTGATTTAGGTGATGTATTTATTCACTTAATTAGTGAAAAATATAGAGAAAAATATTCAATTGAAGAGTTCTTAAGTGAACTAGAAAACAGAGTTCAATAA
- the argS gene encoding arginine--tRNA ligase produces MQNRVKNYIEKVLDTSVVLEKPKDISLGHFATPVAFSLAKELRKSPMIIADDLVKKFDDNSMFEKIEAVKGFINFKLSNSFLEELSKEALLAGNDFAKENSKDEKILLEYVSANPTGPLHIGHARGAVLGDSIARVGKHLGFDIVTEYYVNDAGAQMDMLGLSVSLAGREFVLNEEVEYPETYYRGDYLIDIAKKVFELHGADIFHDESRFREMAIFAKDIVLTIITDDLKDAGIEFDNFVSEASLYDAWSDTKAVLLDNGSLYTKDEKLYLKSTLHGDDSDRVVVRENGIPTYLAGDIIYHKDKFDRGYDHYINIWGADHHGYIKRVHAAIEFLGNDSKKLEILLSQMVQLLKGGEPYKMSKRAGNVILMSDVVEEVGADALRFIFLTKKSDTHLEFDLDMLKNQDSSNPIFYINYAYARINQIFKKAEKSFDDVVDISYENLNQDALNLVYESLLLPSVLNEAFSKRDMQKITDYLYSLASSIHRFYNEHKIVGTDEERQYLKVLSLSAQTIRVCLNLLGIKAKEIM; encoded by the coding sequence TTGCAAAATAGAGTAAAAAATTATATAGAAAAAGTTTTAGATACAAGTGTTGTATTAGAAAAACCTAAAGATATTTCTTTAGGACATTTTGCAACACCTGTTGCATTTTCTTTAGCAAAAGAGCTAAGAAAATCTCCTATGATTATTGCAGATGATTTAGTAAAAAAATTTGATGATAATTCAATGTTTGAAAAAATAGAAGCTGTAAAAGGTTTTATTAACTTTAAATTATCAAATAGTTTTCTTGAAGAATTATCTAAAGAAGCCCTTTTAGCTGGTAATGATTTTGCAAAAGAGAATTCAAAAGATGAAAAAATTTTATTAGAATATGTTTCTGCAAATCCTACTGGTCCTTTACATATTGGACATGCGAGGGGTGCTGTTCTTGGAGATTCTATTGCTAGAGTTGGAAAACATTTAGGTTTTGATATTGTTACTGAGTATTATGTAAATGATGCAGGTGCTCAAATGGATATGTTAGGTTTATCAGTTTCTTTAGCAGGACGAGAGTTTGTATTAAATGAAGAAGTTGAATATCCAGAAACATATTATAGAGGTGACTACTTAATTGATATTGCTAAAAAAGTATTTGAACTTCATGGAGCTGACATTTTCCATGATGAATCAAGATTTAGAGAAATGGCAATATTTGCAAAAGATATAGTTCTTACTATAATTACAGATGATTTAAAAGATGCAGGAATAGAGTTTGATAATTTTGTTTCTGAAGCTTCATTATATGATGCATGGTCTGATACAAAAGCTGTTTTATTGGATAATGGTTCTTTATATACAAAAGATGAAAAGCTTTATTTAAAATCGACTCTTCATGGAGATGATTCTGATAGAGTAGTTGTGAGAGAGAATGGTATTCCTACGTATTTAGCTGGAGATATTATCTATCATAAAGACAAGTTTGATAGAGGATATGATCATTACATTAATATTTGGGGTGCTGATCACCATGGATATATAAAAAGAGTTCATGCAGCAATTGAGTTTTTAGGAAATGATTCTAAAAAACTTGAAATATTGTTATCTCAAATGGTTCAATTACTAAAAGGTGGTGAACCATATAAAATGAGTAAACGAGCAGGTAATGTAATTTTAATGAGTGATGTAGTAGAAGAAGTAGGAGCTGATGCTCTTAGATTTATCTTTTTAACTAAAAAAAGTGATACTCATCTAGAATTCGATTTAGATATGTTGAAAAATCAAGATAGCTCAAATCCAATTTTTTATATTAATTATGCTTATGCAAGAATAAATCAAATATTTAAAAAAGCAGAAAAAAGCTTTGATGATGTAGTTGATATTTCTTATGAAAATTTAAATCAAGATGCATTAAACTTAGTATATGAATCTTTATTATTGCCTTCAGTATTAAATGAAGCATTTAGTAAAAGAGATATGCAAAAGATTACAGATTATCTTTATAGTTTAGCTTCATCTATTCATAGGTTTTATAATGAGCATAAAATTGTTGGGACTGATGAAGAAAGACAGTATTTAAAAGTATTAAGTTTATCAGCTCAAACAATAAGAGTTTGTTTAAATTTATTAGGTATTAAAGCAAAGGAGATTATGTAA
- a CDS encoding 1-acyl-sn-glycerol-3-phosphate acyltransferase encodes MLSRIRGIIVLIQFSITVAVVIAAMYLFRNYTHKIIKFWMKIQIYLLGIKLEVEGTLDESCDLVIMNHQSLLDIIVMEHLHPKDLAWVAKKEISDLFFFGHIIKAPRMISIDRENKAGIIHMLKEAKNRLSKGRPIAMFPEGTRSTGKEMLKFKSGAAMVANKLNLKVQPLIIINTKDILDSQKLTATPGRVKVIYLDSVQADKKSDWFAQTEKNMNDIFNKEMKKYDS; translated from the coding sequence ATGTTATCAAGAATTAGAGGTATAATTGTTTTAATACAATTTTCTATTACTGTTGCAGTTGTAATTGCAGCAATGTATCTTTTTAGAAATTATACTCATAAAATTATAAAATTTTGGATGAAAATTCAGATTTATCTTTTAGGTATCAAACTTGAAGTAGAAGGTACTTTAGACGAGTCATGTGATTTAGTAATTATGAATCACCAAAGTTTACTAGACATAATAGTTATGGAACATTTACATCCAAAAGATTTAGCATGGGTAGCTAAAAAAGAGATATCTGATCTTTTCTTTTTTGGACATATTATAAAAGCTCCAAGAATGATATCAATCGATAGGGAAAATAAAGCTGGAATAATTCATATGCTAAAAGAGGCAAAGAATCGGCTTTCTAAAGGTAGACCAATTGCAATGTTCCCAGAAGGAACAAGAAGTACTGGAAAAGAGATGTTAAAGTTTAAATCTGGTGCTGCTATGGTTGCAAATAAATTAAATTTAAAAGTACAACCTTTAATTATTATTAATACAAAAGATATATTAGACTCTCAAAAACTTACAGCAACTCCAGGAAGAGTTAAAGTTATCTATTTAGATTCGGTTCAAGCAGATAAAAAGAGTGATTGGTTTGCGCAAACTGAAAAAAATATGAATGATATTTTTAATAAAGAGATGAAAAAATATGACTCTTAG
- a CDS encoding HAD-IIA family hydrolase: MTRGFFIDVQGTLIDDINKEPINGACEFIDFLNNENIPYVVITNNTKEKSDVFLEDLKIKGLKIKNYIDPFSILTENLKSKKIAAFGTNKFLEVLKSFGYEIDYEKFDTLVVSIKKDYSNEDYANMIECAIKAKELIGMHETSTYSKNGKRYPGVGAIMHMIKFAVNKEYKVVGKPSLSFYDKARELTSLDFKDITVISDDMIGDLLGALKLDMSACLVLSGKVRAKEEVLNTLSVEEIPKNICKDMSEVLELLKKGEI; encoded by the coding sequence ATGACTAGAGGATTTTTTATAGATGTACAAGGTACATTAATTGATGATATAAACAAAGAACCTATAAATGGTGCTTGTGAATTTATTGATTTTTTAAATAATGAAAATATTCCATATGTTGTTATTACAAATAATACTAAAGAAAAAAGTGATGTTTTCTTAGAAGATTTAAAGATAAAAGGGTTAAAGATAAAAAACTATATTGACCCTTTTTCAATTTTAACAGAAAACTTAAAAAGTAAAAAAATTGCAGCCTTTGGAACTAATAAATTTTTGGAAGTGTTAAAATCTTTTGGATATGAAATTGATTATGAAAAATTTGATACTTTAGTTGTATCTATTAAAAAAGATTATTCCAACGAAGATTATGCGAATATGATTGAATGTGCAATAAAAGCTAAAGAGCTTATTGGTATGCATGAAACATCAACTTATTCTAAAAATGGGAAACGTTATCCAGGTGTTGGTGCTATTATGCATATGATTAAATTTGCAGTTAATAAAGAGTATAAAGTTGTTGGAAAACCTAGCTTGTCATTTTATGATAAAGCAAGAGAATTAACTAGTTTAGATTTTAAAGATATTACTGTAATTAGTGATGATATGATTGGGGATTTATTAGGAGCTTTAAAACTTGACATGAGTGCATGTTTAGTTTTAAGTGGAAAAGTAAGAGCTAAAGAAGAAGTTTTAAATACTTTGTCTGTAGAAGAAATCCCAAAAAATATTTGTAAAGATATGAGTGAAGTTTTAGAACTTTTAAAAAAAGGTGAAATATGA